A part of Biomphalaria glabrata chromosome 3, xgBioGlab47.1, whole genome shotgun sequence genomic DNA contains:
- the LOC106075955 gene encoding uncharacterized protein LOC106075955 isoform X2, whose translation MPTQLYLLRDPLGYEEELNTTQSVFDDLESSTVSMMIISICISVEPFTMLGNFFMVCGLVLYPGFHYSIDSLHLCLSFFGLLMGLFCIPVYVLISLGVARQAVLGNKNACLAWLSSIVLVYTGSTHTMFLISLERFIAILFFRQCNSLVLRSWTIFLILFMCIYILLLTLIPAFSWGSYRWDVLPLASRCNHISVFPYSYAAWTTWTSHLLMLALSTILQLLTIGFAFVRYYILNKKVTLLSSCETRVLQEEIRYIKLSFLLLFVFLLTWSPYLTLELLKQRKSQVLGSKKEEVASVPGQELIFCQALMNAPVFLLLHRGYRDLLRLMLRTQPWRWKEAMNKGNIVSFNRTIFPDHVYCSECLKVKATMEKIQKWPIQPSLSNQSDVYKYSTGESSEFIFNLFDQSKPLQHQGLYSTLRLLSLNRDPRLDNATLADLIRCSQCYSDQLIAQRDTSSDLSLQLNPAPSDKRLPTDAWSEWTNYLRSQLPFNYRLALFPVTLLDISAPTCVDKHSDSGVDVPVKLYDVSAHTRKAKHRSTNVDGFPLPFITKPDSSVPFNRNTIFPTDYGSDVDPVRKSRSLEEVDYKLVLSDTQVFVENAKWRSSLAEDEEHHLSFSASSNSYKSREFPEDII comes from the coding sequence ATGCCAACACAACTGTACCTTTTACGAGACCCTCTAGGGTATGAAGAGGAGTTGAACACAACCCAAAGCGTCTTTGATGATCTGGAGTCATCCACTGTGAGTATGATGATCATAAGTATTTGCATCAGCGTTGAGCCTTTCACCATGCTGGGCAACTTCTTTATGGTGTGTGGACTAGTTCTGTATCCGGGCTTCCACTACTCTATTGACAGCCTCCACCTTTGCCTGTCCTTCTTCGGCTTGTTGATGGGGCTCTTTTGCATACCTGTGTACGTTTTGATCTCACTGGGCGTGGCAAGACAAGCTGTCCTGGGCAACAAGAACGCCTGTCTTGCATGGCTGTCGTCTATCGTACTGGTGTACACAGGATCGACGCACACCATGTTTTTGATTTCGCTCGAACGCTTTATCGCAATCCTATTTTTTCGCCAATGCAACAGTCTCGTCCTGAGAAGCTGGACGATCTTTCTGATCTTGTTCATGTGTATCTATATCCTGCTTCTAACACTGATTCCAGCTTTCAGTTGGGGCAGTTACCGGTGGGACGTGTTGCCTTTGGCCTCCAGATGTAATCACATCTCCGTCTTCCCTTACAGCTATGCAGCTTGGACTACGTGGACCTCCCACCTGCTCATGCTTGCCCTGTCGACCATTCTTCAATTACTGACCATCGGTTTTGCATTCGTGAGGTATTACATATTGAATAAAAAGGTGACCCTGTTATCGAGCTGCGAGACTCGAGTGTTGCAAGAGGAGATCCGTTACATTAAGTTATCCTTTCTGCTTTTGTTTGTCTTCCTCCTCACTTGGTCGCCATACCTTACCCTGGAGTTGTTAAAGCAAAGGAAATCGCAGGTGCTGGGTTCCAAGAAAGAAGAAGTTGCTTCAGTCCCAGGGCAAGAGCTCATATTTTGCCAGGCGTTAATGAACGCGCCAGTGTTTTTGCTGCTTCATCGCGGCTACAGAGACTTGTTGAGGTTGATGCTAAGAACGCAGCCTTGGAGATGGAAAGAAGCCATGAATAAGGGGAACATTGTTTCCTTTAACAGGACCATTTTCCCAGATCACGTTTACTGCTCCGAGTGTTTGAAAGTAAAGGCAACAAtggaaaaaatacaaaaatggcCCATTCAACCATCATTATCTAACCAGTCAGATGTTTATAAATATTCTACTGGCGAGTCATCCGAGTTTATCTTCAACTTGTTTGACCAGTCAAAGCCTTTACAGCATCAGGGCCTCTATTCGACTCTCAGACTCTTATCATTAAACCGAGATCCAAGGTTGGACAATGCGACGCTAGCTGATCTTATTCGTTGTTCACAATGTTATTCGGACCAACTAATAGCACAACGAGATACCAGCTCAGACCTAAGCCTACAGCTCAATCCTGCTCCATCTGACAAAAGACTTCCGACAGACGCCTGGAGTGAGTGGACAAATTATCTTCGGTCTCAACTTCCTTTCAACTACAGACTAGCTTTGTTTCCAGTAACACTCCTTGACATCTCAGCTCCCACTTGCGTGGACAAGCATTCAGACTCGGGTGTTGACGTTCCGGTCAAACTCTACGACGTCTCAGCTCACACCCGTAAGGCTAAGCATCGAAGCACTAATGTCGATGGATTCCCACTGCCGTTCATTACTAAACCAGACTCGTCTGTCCCGTTTAATCGTAATACAATCTTTCCCACGGACTACGGCTCTGACGTCGACCCCGTTCGAAAAAGCAGGTCGCTGGAGGAAGTTGACTACAAGTTAGTGTTGTCAGACACGCAAGTGTTTGTTGAGAATGCCAAGTGGAGGTCAAGTCTGGCTGAGGATGAAGAGCATCATTTAAGCTTCTCTGCATCATCCAACAGTTACAAAAGTCGTGAATTTCCTGAGGATATCATTTGA
- the LOC106075956 gene encoding adenosine receptor A2b-like, with protein MTGVMEFLDIHLLSRSKPYNESMTHILDPDVMIAHKVFVGVALVYCPLITFCSFLVFCGTLMYPGSSMNNQSYLLLSLSAADFLMGSFSIPMYILTYLPHTRETIFKNKYACLTWFASAEMAAGSSIGSLLCISVDRYVAVVFPLHYHTLVTEERCIAVLVLLWTVVIVVAFVPMLGWNTYDPQLYPLTHRCSFYRTLPHNYIVWVSFGSVSFIVLSCALMYAHILSISYRQMKLSERRASLVPAQNRQLKMRIYSVKITSLLVIIFIVLWLPIVLTAPLKYYQLFSPKVFEILQVVSQLFYFSNSLVNAPIYSMLRSEYREVYKVMLLTVPCRWKSILRDLYRTNHASVYYPTEPRLTTASSPVDYSEETLAPEKFQSISEERASKIQILNARNSVLKKSVTLISKQNGKESQECGTNGTWV; from the coding sequence ATGACTGGTGTCATGGAGTTTTTAGACATACATTTACTAAGTAGGTCGAAACCGTACAATGAATCCATGACCCACATTTTGGACCCCGACGTCATGATAGCTCACAAGGTTTTCGTTGGTGTTGCTTTGGTGTACTGTCCCCTCATTACCTTCTGTAGCTTCCTCGTCTTTTGCGGGACCTTGATGTACCCTGGGAGCTCAATGAACAATCAGTCCTACCTCCTCCTTAGCCTTTCAGCGGCGGATTTTTTGATGGGTTCATTTAGCATACCTATGTATATTTTGACCTACCTGCCCCACACCAGAGAGACTATTTTCAAGAATAAGTACGCGTGTCTCACTTGGTTTGCTTCTGCGGAGATGGCAGCAGGGTCGTCGATAGGGTCCCTCCTTTGCATCTCAGTTGATCGCTACGTCGCCGTGGTGTTCCCGCTGCACTATCACACGCTGGTGACCGAGGAGCGCTGCATCGCGGTGCTGGTTTTGCTCTGGACTGTGGTCATCGTGGTGGCGTTCGTCCCCATGCTGGGCTGGAACACCTACGACCCGCAGCTCTACCCACTGACGCACAGGTGCAGCTTCTACCGCACGCTGCCCCATAACTACATCGTGTGGGTGTCCTTTGGCAGCGTCTCCTTCATCGTCCTCTCCTGCGCGCTCATGTACGCACACATCCTGTCCATTTCTTACAGGCAAATGAAGCTCTCGGAGCGGCGAGCCTCTCTGGTGCCAGCACAAAACAGACAACTCAAAATGCGGATCTATTCGGTGAAGATCACGTCCCTCCTCGTGATCATATTCATCGTGCTTTGGCTCCCCATCGTTTTGACGGCGCCCTTGAAGTATTACCAACTGTTCTCCCCGAAAGTGTTTGAAATTCTTCAGGTCGTCTCCCAGCTTTTTTACTTCAGTAACTCCTTGGTGAACGCTCCTATCTACTCCATGCTGCGCTCAGAGTACAGGGAGGTTTACAAAGTCATGCTCTTGACGGTGCCCTGCAGGTGGAAAAGCATCTTAAGGGATTTGTACCGGACCAACCACGCCAGCGTATACTACCCGACAGAGCCACGTCTCACCACAGCATCTTCACCAGTTGACTACTCCGAAGAGACTCTTGCACCGGAAAAATTCCAAAGCATCTCGGAAGAACGTGCCTCGAAAATTCAAATCCTGAACGCTAGGAACAGTGTTCTCAAAAAAAGTGTGACGTTAATATCCAAACAAAATGGAAAAGAAAGCCAAGAGTGTGGAACGAATGGAACTTGGGTTTAA
- the LOC106075955 gene encoding beta-2 adrenergic receptor-like isoform X1, translated as MGFCFFLICLHLVMRGIVDFVFIENGYLDVGNQSFAYLDDPQVQDARNVFVSFCIGYIPVILLCSILVFWGVVLYPGFHSTNDYLLMSMSVADFLMGVFCLPMSILSNLRSTQGMILSNKYACLAWFSSIILAGAGSLHTLLLIALDRYIAIMFPLRYHDIVTFKRATRTILLTWLYVVIMAFIPMLGWHTYMPEVSVLTARCNFYTALPFTYVVWSSITTVSVTVGVSAILYVQIIGVALRQVHQFRKQMMMLSPYQICKFESRVRSVKVTSFLMLVHMLLWLPYLLFAPLKYYDVVSPKNMEIIQLAVQTVNFANSLVNLPVYSMGRQEYQAVFKLMLTTSPLRWKSALRNLYRTVNSGMYSKETALTSERHTVHFETDPHSRSTLSDNVDYQTELDLFRFSFDRSTSVDSSWKRSSQITESDYISKKFAESEELQKQSLYSAASKGVQPEGSSVMLGDLTNDYLLIKLFMDRELALNQSVEDTDEDNDYIKFYQHITNVGSSVDESIPFYELLKQSMATVESVNANTGVNAAQGNRTTYLKKISDRSEMNRKSLFSDMFEKQKKEIELQNSGKSQRLFLNNMKGKDRPPFVDRQGTNQGVDHTKAAYNNVETTGLPNGAEKSSSSKESAGSSIESSKDH; from the coding sequence atgggtttttgtttttttcttatctgtCTACATCTGGTTATGCGTGGTATAGTTGACTTTGTCTTTATAGAGAACGGCTATTTGGACGTTGGAAACCAGTCGTTTGCTTATCTAGATGACCCTCAAGTACAAGATGCAAGGAACGTCTTTGTCAGCTTTTGCATCGGCTACATTCCTGTCATCCTCTTGTGCAGCATTCTTGTCTTTTGGGGTGTCGTCCTCTACCCAGGGTTTCACAGCACAAACGACTATCTCCTGATGAGCATGTCTGTGGCGGACTTTCTGATGGGGGTCTTCTGTTTGCCGATGAGTATTCTGAGCAATCTCCGTAGCACGCAAGGCATGATACTTTCCAACAAGTACGCCTGCTTGGCGTGGTTCTCATCCATCATCCTGGCAGGGGCGGGCTCCCTCCACACGTTGCTGCTCATTGCCTTGGATCGTTACATCGCCATCATGTTTCCGCTCCGCTACCACGACATCGTCACGTTCAAGAGAGCCACCAGGACGATCTTGTTGACGTGGCTGTACGTGGTCATCATGGCCTTCATCCCGATGCTGGGTTGGCACACATACATGCCAGAGGTCAGTGTGCTGACGGCGCGATGCAACTTTTACACCGCCCTGCCCTTCACCTACGTCGTATGGTCGTCTATCACCACCGTGTCCGTGACCGTTGGAGTCTCAGCCATTCTGTATGTTCAGATCATCGGCGTGGCCTTAAGGCAGGTGCACCAGTTCAGAAAGCAAATGATGATGCTCTCACCCTATCAAATATGTAAGTTCGAGAGCCGAGTGAGATCGGTCAAGGTCACTTCTTTCCTAATGCTAGTCCATATGCTTCTGTGGTTACCCTATCTCCTGTTTGCGCCTTTAAAATATTACGACGTCGTCTCCCCAAAGAATATGGAGATCATCCAGCTGGCGGTACAAACTGTGAACTTTGCCAATTCCCTTGTCAACCTGCCCGTGTACTCCATGGGAAGGCAAGAGTACCAAGCAGTGTTTAAATTAATGCTGACCACAAGTCCATTGCGCTGGAAATCGGCGTTAAGGAATCTTTACAGAACTGTCAACTCGGGAATGTACTCCAAGGAGACTGCGCTAACCTCAGAACGACACACTGTACATTTTGAGACCGATCCTCATTCCAGGTCTACATTATCAGACAACGTTGACTATCAAACagagcttgacctctttaggttCTCTTTTGATAGATCTACATCGGTGGACTCCAGTTGGAAGAGGAGCTCGCAGATAACTGAGTCGGATTACATCTCCAAGAAGTTTGCCGAGTCAGAGGAGCTTCAGAAGCAATCTCTTTATTCAGCTGCCTCTAAAGGAGTACAACCGGAAGGAAGTTCCGTCATGCTTGGGGATCTTACCAACGACTACCttttaatcaaattatttatgGACAGGGAACTAGCTTTGAACCAAAGCGTTGAAGATACGGACGAGGACAACGACTACATCAAATTCTATCAGCACATTACTAATGTGGGCAGCAGTGTAGATGAGAGCATTCCTTTTTACGAATTACTTAAGCAGAGTATGGCCACCGTTGAGTCAGTTAATGCCAATACCGGAGTGAATGCTGCTCAAGGCAACAGAACAACCTATCTGAAAAAAATTTCAGACCGTAGTGAGATGAATAGGAAATCTTTGTTTTCAGATATGTTCGAGAAgcaaaagaaagagatagagctTCAAAACTCTGGGAAGTCTCAAAGACTTTTCTTGAATAATATGAAAGGAAAGGATAGACCTCCCTTCGTTGACCGGCAAGGGACAAATCAAGGTGTGGATCACACAAAAGCAGCTTACAACAATGTTGAAACTACAGGCTTACCAAATGGTGCGGAAAAAAGTTCGTCCAGTAAAGAGAGCGCAGGCTCCAGCATAGAATCTTCAAAAGATCACTAA